The Glycine soja cultivar W05 chromosome 8, ASM419377v2, whole genome shotgun sequence genome has a window encoding:
- the LOC114421966 gene encoding protein N-terminal asparagine amidohydrolase isoform X2: MSLVQRDQNGFIYSRENMLPLTPPLLMKFILNWTVSYVICGISFPHPFVGTDEATTCVGLVIRNQKNGMTSVAHMDSPKIVEMGLSQMLSSLVDNSLETEFDVHLIGGFEDVSLQHANGSTVSESPADLDGYSFPLCLKIVHTLWSREEKFHIRTICVLGHNTRRDSDGNTYPFFNGFVAETTTGIIIPAIFDRTSRCPDEIVRRIRVSVSYEDANWNGKLLETYDCGIDCFKIAPCRWTLRQNHIASSLLNYSDSEILSICSTSPTAEAPDFVENLKRQWNYLIEHPHWTETFPKKQPRTFARSSSDGRWIRC; this comes from the exons ATGAGTCTAGTCCAGAGAGATCAAAATGGGTTTATATATTCCAGAGAGAATATGCTACCGTTGACCCCGCCCTTgttgat GAAATTCATACTTAATTGGACTGTGAGTTATGTCATCTGTGGAATTTCTTTTCCCCATCCG TTTGTTGGCACCGATGAAGCAACAACGTGTGTTGGCCTTGTTATTCGGAACCAAAAGAATGGAAT GACGTCAGTTGCCCATATGGATTCACCAAAAATTGTAGAAATGGGCCTCTCCCAAATGTTATCATCACTCGTCGACAACAGTTTGGAGACTGAGTTTGAT GTGCATCTTATTGGGGGGTTTGAAGATGTCTCACTGCAA CATGCTAATGGTAGCACAGTATCAGAAAGCCCTGCAGATTTGGATGGTTATTCCTTTCCTCTGTGTTTAAAGATTGTTCACACTTTATGGTCAAGAGAGGAGAAGTTTCACATCCGAACTATCTGTGTTCTTGGACATAATACCAGAAGGGATTCTGATGGAAACACATACCCCTTTTTCAATGGATTTGTG GCGGAGACTACAACAGGAATCATCATCCCAGCTATCTTTGATAGAACTTCTAGATGTCCAGATGAAATTGTCAGAAGAATACGAGTATCCGTGTCTTATGAAGATGCCAACTGGAACGGAAAGTTACTAGAAACATATGATTGTGGCATTGACTGTTTCAAAATCGCTCCTTGTCGCTG GACTCTTCGCCAAAATCATATTGCTTCATCACTTCTGAACTATTCTGATTCCGAAATTCTTTCAATCTGTTCTACATCACCTACTGCTGAAGCCCCAGATTTTGTGGAGAATTTAAAAAG GCAGTGGAATTATTTGATCGAGCATCCACACTGGACAGAAACCTTTCCCAAGAAGCAGCCTCGCACTTTTGCAAGGAGTTCTTCTGATGGAAGGTGGATAAGGTGTTGA
- the LOC114421966 gene encoding protein N-terminal asparagine amidohydrolase isoform X3 produces the protein MILVDGIPFSTHSSHPQFVGTDEATTCVGLVIRNQKNGMTSVAHMDSPKIVEMGLSQMLSSLVDNSLETEFDVHLIGGFEDVSLQHANGSTVSESPADLDGYSFPLCLKIVHTLWSREEKFHIRTICVLGHNTRRDSDGNTYPFFNGFVAETTTGIIIPAIFDRTSRCPDEIVRRIRVSVSYEDANWNGKLLETYDCGIDCFKIAPCRWTLRQNHIASSLLNYSDSEILSICSTSPTAEAPDFVENLKRQWNYLIEHPHWTETFPKKQPRTFARSSSDGRWIRC, from the exons ATGATATTAGTTGATGGCATTCCATTTTCTACCCATTCATCTCACCCTCAG TTTGTTGGCACCGATGAAGCAACAACGTGTGTTGGCCTTGTTATTCGGAACCAAAAGAATGGAAT GACGTCAGTTGCCCATATGGATTCACCAAAAATTGTAGAAATGGGCCTCTCCCAAATGTTATCATCACTCGTCGACAACAGTTTGGAGACTGAGTTTGAT GTGCATCTTATTGGGGGGTTTGAAGATGTCTCACTGCAA CATGCTAATGGTAGCACAGTATCAGAAAGCCCTGCAGATTTGGATGGTTATTCCTTTCCTCTGTGTTTAAAGATTGTTCACACTTTATGGTCAAGAGAGGAGAAGTTTCACATCCGAACTATCTGTGTTCTTGGACATAATACCAGAAGGGATTCTGATGGAAACACATACCCCTTTTTCAATGGATTTGTG GCGGAGACTACAACAGGAATCATCATCCCAGCTATCTTTGATAGAACTTCTAGATGTCCAGATGAAATTGTCAGAAGAATACGAGTATCCGTGTCTTATGAAGATGCCAACTGGAACGGAAAGTTACTAGAAACATATGATTGTGGCATTGACTGTTTCAAAATCGCTCCTTGTCGCTG GACTCTTCGCCAAAATCATATTGCTTCATCACTTCTGAACTATTCTGATTCCGAAATTCTTTCAATCTGTTCTACATCACCTACTGCTGAAGCCCCAGATTTTGTGGAGAATTTAAAAAG GCAGTGGAATTATTTGATCGAGCATCCACACTGGACAGAAACCTTTCCCAAGAAGCAGCCTCGCACTTTTGCAAGGAGTTCTTCTGATGGAAGGTGGATAAGGTGTTGA
- the LOC114421966 gene encoding protein N-terminal asparagine amidohydrolase isoform X1, with translation MILVDGIPFSTHSSHPQGKDILLDLLENPILVSASNSLKANSERKFSVSDESSPERSKWVYIFQREYATVDPALVDFVGTDEATTCVGLVIRNQKNGMTSVAHMDSPKIVEMGLSQMLSSLVDNSLETEFDVHLIGGFEDVSLQHANGSTVSESPADLDGYSFPLCLKIVHTLWSREEKFHIRTICVLGHNTRRDSDGNTYPFFNGFVAETTTGIIIPAIFDRTSRCPDEIVRRIRVSVSYEDANWNGKLLETYDCGIDCFKIAPCRWTLRQNHIASSLLNYSDSEILSICSTSPTAEAPDFVENLKRQWNYLIEHPHWTETFPKKQPRTFARSSSDGRWIRC, from the exons ATGATATTAGTTGATGGCATTCCATTTTCTACCCATTCATCTCACCCTCAG GGAAAGGATATTCTACTTGATTTGTTGGAAAATCCCATTCTGGTATCAGCCTCAAACTCTTTGAAGGCTAACTCAGAGAGGAAGTTCTCAGTATCTGATGAGTCTAGTCCAGAGAGATCAAAATGGGTTTATATATTCCAGAGAGAATATGCTACCGTTGACCCCGCCCTTgttgat TTTGTTGGCACCGATGAAGCAACAACGTGTGTTGGCCTTGTTATTCGGAACCAAAAGAATGGAAT GACGTCAGTTGCCCATATGGATTCACCAAAAATTGTAGAAATGGGCCTCTCCCAAATGTTATCATCACTCGTCGACAACAGTTTGGAGACTGAGTTTGAT GTGCATCTTATTGGGGGGTTTGAAGATGTCTCACTGCAA CATGCTAATGGTAGCACAGTATCAGAAAGCCCTGCAGATTTGGATGGTTATTCCTTTCCTCTGTGTTTAAAGATTGTTCACACTTTATGGTCAAGAGAGGAGAAGTTTCACATCCGAACTATCTGTGTTCTTGGACATAATACCAGAAGGGATTCTGATGGAAACACATACCCCTTTTTCAATGGATTTGTG GCGGAGACTACAACAGGAATCATCATCCCAGCTATCTTTGATAGAACTTCTAGATGTCCAGATGAAATTGTCAGAAGAATACGAGTATCCGTGTCTTATGAAGATGCCAACTGGAACGGAAAGTTACTAGAAACATATGATTGTGGCATTGACTGTTTCAAAATCGCTCCTTGTCGCTG GACTCTTCGCCAAAATCATATTGCTTCATCACTTCTGAACTATTCTGATTCCGAAATTCTTTCAATCTGTTCTACATCACCTACTGCTGAAGCCCCAGATTTTGTGGAGAATTTAAAAAG GCAGTGGAATTATTTGATCGAGCATCCACACTGGACAGAAACCTTTCCCAAGAAGCAGCCTCGCACTTTTGCAAGGAGTTCTTCTGATGGAAGGTGGATAAGGTGTTGA
- the LOC114421967 gene encoding DNA-directed RNA polymerases II, IV and V subunit 8B-like — protein MSELLFDDIFKVEKVDPDGKKYDKVSRIVARSEKCDMNMLLDVNTEIYPMGEKERFLMALSPSLVLSTKDGSVSIQDKFEYIMHGRLYNITKPQLEKKEKKEKRSESQPEENEECSKPQLEVEVYASFGGLQLMLKGHASHCVKFAVDQKLFLLIRKVES, from the exons ATGAGTGAACTTCTTTTTGATGACATTTTCAAGGTTGAGAAGGTAGACCCTGATGGTAAAAAGTATGACAAGG TTTCTCGGATTGTGGCACGGAGTGAGAAGTGTGACATGAACATGCTTCTAGATGTAAATACCGAGATTTATCCAATGGGGGAAAAAGAAAGATTCTTGATGGCTTTGTCTCCTTCACTTGTTTTGAGTACTAAG GATGGTTCAGTGTCAATTCAAGACAAGTTTGAATACATCATGCACGGGAGGTTATATAACATTACGAAACCTCagcttgaaaagaaagaaaagaaagagaaacgtTCAGAATCTCAGCCTGAAGAGAATGAGGAATGTTCAAAACCTCAGCTTGAAGT GGAGGTATATGCATCGTTTGGTGGGCTTCAGTTGATGCTGAAAGGACATGCTTCCCACTGTGTTAAGTTTGCAGTCGATCAGAAGTTGTTTTTACTTATAAGGAAGGTTGAAAGTTGA